In the Methyloterricola oryzae genome, AGGCACCGCGCTTCAACTACCACTCCATACGCCTGCTCAATTCCGGCAAGCGCGGCGACTCCTCGCGCATTCAGCAGGAGCTGGGCCTTGTGCCCACGCCAACACGCCAGGCTTTCGCCGACGCGGTGGCCTGGTTTCGCGAGCGAAAGCTGATCTAATCGAAGGCGCGGCCGTTCCGGGCCGTCAGCAGCACCACCGTGATATTGTCGTTCCCGCCCGCCTCCAGCGCTGCATCCACCAACCGGTCGACTCGCGCGCTCGTGTTCGGTGTGGACGACAGGATCCGTGCGATTTCCGCGTCCGGCACCTCCGAATTCAGGCCGTCGGAACACAGCAGCAGCGAATCGCCCGGCGACAGTTCGCCCGACACCACATCCACCTTGATCTCCTGGTGCTCGGAGCCCCCCAATGCCTGGGAGATGACGTTGCGCCCCGGGTGGCTGGCCATGTCCGCCTCTTCGATCAGGCCCGCCTCCCAGAGCAACTGGACATAGGAATGGTCGCGGGTCAACTGCCGAAGGGCCCCGTTCCAAAGATAGGCCCGGCTGTCCCCGACCCAGGCAATTTGGTAGGACAACCCGCGAAGTCGGGCCGCGACCACTGTGGAGCCCATGTCATGCCCGCCCTGCCCCAGCCCGGCCGCACGGTGAATGGCGCGGTGCGTGTCGAGTATCGCGCTGGCCAGTGCCTTGCCCTCACGAATCTGGCGCGGCAGCTCCTGCACAACCAGGCCGCTGGCCACCTCCCCCGAAGCATGTCCACCCATACCATCAGCCACGGCCCAGAGACTCAGCTCAGGCTCGATGCAAAGGCTGTCCTCGTTGAGGGAACGTTTTCGCCCCGGGTGCGTGGCATAGGCAAACTCGACGCTGGTCATCCCCGCGCTACCCCGGCAGGCTGGTTCATCGGCTCCCCTTGAAGTCGGGCCTCTCGGTGATGATGAAATCATTGAGAACACCCACCGCCCGGAGATTCTCCTTGCCCATGGTAGTCTGGTACGTGCTGAAAAACAGGTAGTTTCTGCGCTCGGTCTGGCGTACCACCAAGCTGGAAGCGACGCCGCCAAACAAGTTACCGAGGGTGGCGACCAGTGGATTGTTCTGCTGCCGGGCCTGTTCGATGATCTCGCGGTTGATGAAATCATCGTAGTGTTTCAGGTCTGGATTGGTATAGGCCAACAGGCCGAGCGCCGCGGTGAGCCCCGTGGCTGCGATGGTCCATTTCATGGCGGTCTCCTCGTTCAGGTATTCTCTGGGTGCGGCGGCATCATTGACACCCGTCAGCTGGCTCTGGGCAACCACAACAGGCCGCAATGCAGGCAGCTGGACTGCCTGCCCCTTCGCGCAGGCGGGGATTATAATCCGCGAGCGCAAGTCTTGAAATCGACGCCCGCGCCCGCGTGGGGTAGCATAGCGCGCTTCGTGATCTTGCCTTACTGCAACTGCTTTGACTCAGCCGCGCCCGAACCCGCCCGAACTCCTGCTGTTGTATTGCCGAGCAGGCTTCGAAAAAGAATGCGCCGCTGAAATCCAGAATCGCGCGCGTGCCCTGCATATCGAAGGATTCTGCAAAACCAGCGACAAGTCCGGCTATGTGCTGTTCTCGCCCTATGATACCGCGCAGGTGTCCACGCTAGGCGAAGAACTGCGCTTCGCCGACCTGATCTTCCCACGTCAGTGGGTCTTCGCCCTGCCCTTGATCTCGCAACTGCCAGTCACGGACCGAATCACCCCGTTGCTTTCGGCCGCACGAAGTCTGGGCGGCCCCTTTTCCGACATTCTCCTGGAAACGGCGGACACCAACGAGGCCAAGGAACTGTCGGTGTTCGTGCGCAAGTTCAGCACGCCCTTCGGCGCCGCGGCACAGGCTGCAGGCCTGGCGGGAGGGCGGCAGTCAGCACCGCGCCTGCACATCTTCTTCCTGGATTCCTCAAACGCTTATGTGGGGCTCTCCCATCCCGGCAATGCCTCGCCCTGGCCCATGGGGATCCCGCGGCTGAAGTTTCCGCGTTCGGCGCCCAGCCGGTCCACGTTGAAACTGGAGGAAGCCTTCCTCACCTTCCTCGGCCCGAACCACAAGGCACTGCAGCCCGGCATGCGCGCCGTCGATCTGGGCGCGGCGCCAGGGGGGTGGACTTGGCAACTGGTGCGCCGCAGCATACGCGTCACCGCCATCGACAATGGCCCCATGGACCCGGCACTGCTGGAATCGGGCATCGTCGAGCATCTGCGGGTGGACGGCTTCCGCTATCTGCCGCCAAAACCGGTGGACTGGCTGGTCTGCGACATGGTGGAGCAGCCCGCCCGCATCGCCGCCCTGGCGGCCCGCTGGCTCGCCGGGCGGCATTGCCGGTACGCCATCTTCAACCTGAAACTGCCCATGAAAAAGCGCTATGACGAGGTGCGCGCTTGCCTGGAGCGGATCGCTGAATCCCTGGATGCCGCGGAGGTACCCTTCCGTCTGCGTGCGCGGCAGTTGTATCACGACCGCGAAGAAATCACCGTGTACGCCGAACGCTTAGGCAGTCGCTAAGAACCAGCTCCCGTTTCCGGTGCCATTATTGTGCAAAATCGCACAAAAACCGTTCAAGCGTGTAACGAGCGTATCCGGCAATTAATTTTAAAGTATTGTTTTTATTTTATAATTATTGTGGCACATATGATGCTTTGTATAACAGTGAAGAGCATGACTCCTTCCTATCTTCAGCGTTCGCCCACCCACAAGGTGGGCTTTTTTTTGCTCAGTGCTCCGCGCGCGAAGCCTTGGTGCTCTGCTCTCCCAGGGTGGAAGGCAACAGGGACGAGAAAAAGTCGCCGCGGGATCCGGAGCGCTTCCTGGCGGCTTCGAGGGAAGCCTGCAGCTCCTCTTTGAGCTTCTCGTCCGAAAGCCGCTGTCCAGGGCGCACCGGTGCCTGGTCGGCTTTCTGCAAATAGCTCAGCGCCTTCTCATATTCGCCTTCGTGCAGCCAGTAGTCCCCTAGGAAGAAATTGACGTCGATGGCATCGGGAAACATCTTGGCCGCAGATTCCAGGTAATGCAGGGCGAGTTCGTCGTCACCGTAGGAAATGGGCCAACCCGGCAGGCGGAAATAGAGATTGCCCAGGGTAATGAAGGCCGTGCCCTCCATCGCGCGGGGGTTCCGGTCGATGGACTGGATAAGGAGCTCGCGCGCGTCCTGCAGCCGGCTGAGGGAATCAAAGCCCCAATCTGACGCCGCCAGGGTGCACAGGATGATGGCTTGCATCACCAGGGGCTCGGCTCGATCCGGGTAGCGCTCGCGGAGCGCCTGCGTGCGCTCCAGCAAAGCCTTGAACGGAGCGACCTGCTGCCTGGAGGGCAATTTGTAAAATACCTCGGCCCATTCGTCCTGAATCTGCTGCACTTCGGGCGGCGTCTGCGCTGCGGCCGTACCAATCATCCACGCCGCTATGACAGCGGCGATATGCCCTCGAAATCTCAATACACTGATCCCACATGTTGAACAACGGCTTCGAGCGCCGGCGCTGGTCCGCCCCCCCCGAAAGCGACGGCAAGCATAAAGCCAGGCCAAGCCGAATTCAAATACCGAAAAGAAGGAACACCCCCGGTGACGCTGTCATCATGCCGTCATGTTCCTGCTTCACCCTATGTGTGCAAGAGCAATCCCTCACGTTTGAAACGGAAGCCAGGGACGGATACCAAGGACGGTCCCTCATACTCAGACCAGGAAAGCGCTCACCCCGATCATAAGGCCTGCGCGCCGGGCTGCCATAATAGGGCTTGTCAATGCGGGTAAATTCATTAAGCTGGGGCATGAAGCGCCCATCCAACCGATTTGCAGGGACCGAAATGACCAGTTCCAGTGACTTTCAAAGCCGCAGGCAGCACACGTCCCGCCAGTTCGACGAGGAACTGGCCGGGATACAGGGTCGCCTGTTCAACTTGGGCGGTTTGGCAGAGGAACAGATCACCCAGGCCATGAAGTCGCTGACGGAGGGCGATACGGCCCTTGCGGAGCAGGTGATCCGTGACGATTACAAGGTCAATTCCCTGGAAGTTGCCATTGACGAGGAATGCACACGGGTGCTGGCGCGCCGCCAGCCGGCCGCGAGCGACCTGCGCATGATGATGGCGGTGATCAAAACCATTACCGACCTGGAGCGGATCGGTGACGATGCCAAGCGCATCGCGCGCTGCACCCTGCATCTGGCCACTTATTATCCGCGCAAGCAGCAACTGGCGGCCATCGACAGTTTCGGCGTACACGTCAGGGAACTGCTGAAGGACGCACTGGATGCGATGGCTCGGTTGGACGTAGAAATGGCCATGCGCGTCAAGCAGAACGATCGCCAGATCGACCTGGAATACCAGGACATCATGCGCGAACAACTGGCTACGATGACCGAGGACGCCAGGCAGATCCCGGTGGCCCTCAACCTGATGTGGGTTGCGCGCTCACTGGAGCGCATCGGCGACCGCGCCTGCAACATCTGCGAATACGTCATCTACTATGTCCTGGGCAAGGACATCCGCCACATGACGCTCGAGCAGGCGGAACAGGACCTCCACGTCACCCTGCAACGGAATCCCGCTTCCGACGTCCAACCCTGAGCCTTTGCGGCTACAGGCCGCGGGACGCCGAGCAATTCAAGGTTTCGGCGCTGTCGCGCGGGCCACCTGGGGATCGGGATTTGCGGCTGCCCTCAGGCCTGACCGGCCGCTTGGATCTCCGCCAGGAATTCCAACGCCCAGCGTTCGACCCGTGGCAAGCACCCGCTCAGGGACGCGCGCTGCTCGGGGATATCGAAAAAACCGGGCTCGTTGAGGTAGGGATCGTGCATGCGGCCCACATCGACGGCGTCGTGGCTTAAATCGACGATACGCCCTTCAATGAGGTTGTATTGGTGCTGGTAATGGCCCCGCAACGCGCCGCCAAACACCCGATTCATGAACAAGGAGCCGAATTTGCAGGATCCGGAGAGATCGGTGGGCACCGGAATGCGCCGTTCCGCCGCGAGTTCCACCCATTTGCGGAACACGAAGACCTTGGCCCGCGCGAAACGTTCGTAAGAGTAAGGCAGCGCAGCCTCGCGGCAAGCCGCCCAGTCGCGGGTTTCTTCCAGGCCTGCCATCACCGCGCGCCCGCCTGACTGGGGGATCATTCGGAGATCGCTTCCTCCACGAACGGACACGCCTGCCCCGGCGACAGGCCCAGTTTGGTCAGCGCTTCCGCCGGGAGCGTGTCCACCACCGCCACCAACTGATCTTCTGCCAGAGCAAAAGTCTTGGTCACGAGGGCCGCGGCGGCATCCTCGGACGTCTCCCAGGCCGCATACATATCTACCTGCTGCTCGCCATCGCGCGGATCACCGCTGGTGACCTGCAACAACCAACCATCAATATCGCTCATGCTTGTAACTCCGCTGAATGCCTGTACAACCCGTTCAGCGCCTCGGGTCCGGTCGCACGCACGGTCGATCCGGAGAGACGCCCCTGTGACATTTACCGTACCATGGATCAGAGCGTTAGGGTGGGAAATGAGCCATTTACCGGCAGCGGCGAGCCTAAGACCGGAAGCCAACGGCCTCAATGCCAGTCCGGGAAGCGGCCCTGGCTGGCCAGCGCCTGCACCGCCTCTTCGAGTTCCTGCATGAAGGCTCGCCTACCCCCGCTCCAGGCCAGCGCTTCACCCACGAACACGTCGCAGAAAAAGGGCACCAAGATGGCCTCGCCCTTGGGCAGGGCCTTGCCCAAGCCGTGCATGAATACCGGAACGACCGGCACCTCCGGAACCCGTTCCGCCAGGTGCGCGATGCCGCTCTTGAACTGGGCCATGCTCTCCGGCGCGCCCCGGCTGCCTTCCGGAAACAGGATGAGGATATCGCCACGCTCCAGGGCCTCGACGCAGCCCGCCAGGGGATCCACGCCCCGCCGGGGCTTTCGTTCCAGAGGAATGATGCCGATGATGTTGAGGGCGAACCAGGCCAGCACCCGGTTGCGCAGAAAGTAATCCAGCGCCGCCACGGGCCGAAGACGCGGCAGCAAGGCGAGCGGAAACAGGCTCATCAGCACCAGGGTGTCCAGGTGACTGTTGTGGTTGGCGCAGACGATGGCCGGTCCGGTCGCCGGTAATCGCTGACGCTGACGCACGCTCAGCCCCAGAACCACCAGCACCAGAAAGCGCACGAACAGGGCGAAAAATCCGAATCGGAGCAGGCGCGTCATCGCTCAGAAGTACAGGTAGCGCACGAAATGGAAGAACAGCGGCGCGGTGTAGGTGAGACTGTCGATGCGATCCAGGATGCCGCCGTGTCCCGGTATTATGCTGCCGCTGTCCTTGACGCCGATATCGCGCTTGATGGCGGAAACCACCACATCGCCGATGAAGCCTGCAAGCCCGATCAACACGCCGGCGGCCGCCGCCTGGGGCAGTCCCATGGGTGTCAGCAGGGACGCCAGGGCCAGAGCCAACAAAACGGTCGTGGCCAAGCCACCGAGAAAGCCCTCCCAGGTCTTGTTGGGACTGACCTTGGGGATGATCTTGTGCCGGCCCAGGAGCTTGCCCCAGACATACTGGGCCACGTCATTGCTTTCCGTCAGCAGCACCAGGAACAACACCAGGCCGGCGCCCCCCGCTCCGGCCGCGTTCGCTCCGGGCAACACCAGCAGGAACGCCAGGTGGCTGATGCTGAAGACCAGGGTCATAAGCCCCCAGTGCAGCGTGCCCGCCGCCCGCAGGAAATCCTGGGTCTCGCCGATGAGCACCATGCGCATGGGCAAGAACAGGAAGGCATACACCGGGATGAAGATGATGAACATGCCGTACCATTCCCTCTCGACCCAGTAGTACTGCAGGGGAATCGCGAGATAAGCCCAGAACAGCACTCGGCGGTCGGCCCGACGGGTTGGAATCAGGCTGAAGTATTCCTTCAAGGCCAGGAAACTCATGAAGGCGAAGAACACCAGGGAAAGCCCCCGGTTCAGGGCCAGCGCAGCCGTGAACACCCCGGCCATCACCCACCAGGACCGGACCCGCTGGCGCAGCTCGCCATAGTCACGAGCGGGGTTCCGTGTTTGCAGGAAGGTCGTCAGCAGCGAGGAGAAAGCCAGCAGCGCGAAGATGCCGCCGAGGGTCCAGGCAACCGCCGGGCTGACCGCAAGCCCGTTCACCGGCTAACCTCGGCCAGGCCTTTGCGGGCACGGTTGACGATGGTCAGTATCGACAGCAGGCAGAGCAGGGCAAAAAACCCATCAAGCCAGGCACCCGGCGTGAGCCCCAGGCCAAAAGCCAATCCCAGAGCGCCCAGCGCGAAGGCCCGGTCACTCTTTCCCATGGGTCCGTCGTAACGCCGGCTGGCGCCGATCTGGACAGCCACGACGCCGGTCATCTCGCTGATCACCAGCAATAACAGAAACGCGCAGAGCCACGCGCCACTGAGCCCTTCCAGACGCGCCAGGGGCGCATAGAGCGCGATATCGGAAAACACATCACCCAACTCGTTCAGCACCGCGCCCAGGTCGGACTTCATGGCGTACTCGCGGGCCAGCATGCCGTCGATGGCGTTGAGGGCCATGCGCAGGAAAAGCACCAACGGCAGCAGCAGGTAGGGCCAGCGCTGCGATGGCTGCACCGCCACCGCCAGCCCAGCCGCCATAGACAGGACAGCCGCCGCGATAGTGACCTGGTTGGCGGTGATACCCCGCTGGGCCAGCCTCGCCGTGAGCGGTCGCAGCAATGACTGAAAGCGCGGCTTCAGGTCATAGATGGTTGGCATCCTTACTCCTTCAAGACGGGGGACTTACCGGCCGGCGGAATCCGATACCGCGAAGAACTCAGGCGGGCTTTTCCCAGTCAAACCGCGGCAGCATGCCAAAAGCATGACGGATTCCTTCATTCCACTGCTTTTGCATGTCTGCATAGAACGGGCAGTTGGTGTCCAAGCTCAGGTAATGCCCATTGGTAAAGGTGTCCCGCCGGTAAATACTCACCTCCAGGGGCGGGCCTACCGAAATATTGCTGCGCATGGTGGAATCCAGCGACACCAGGGCGCAGCGGGCGGCATCCTCGAGGGTCGTGCCCGGGCACGCCATACGGTCCAGAATGGGCTTGCCGTACTTGGTCTCGCCAATCTGAAGATAAGGGGTATCCGGGGAGGCGGTGATGTAATTGCCCTGGGGGTAGATCAGGTAGATCTCATGGGGCTGCCCCTGAATCTGTCCGCCCAGGATGAAGGTCGCATCCGAGACGAAGCCCGCGCGCTGCATGGCCGACCAATGTTGCTCCTGAACCCGTACGCTGATCTCGCCCACGTAGGCAGCAGCGTCGAACAGGTAGGCCGCGGTATTGAGGCTGCTCAATGCGCCCGGGTTGGTCAGGTCACGGCGGATGAAATTCACCACAGCCTGGGTCGTGGCCAGGCTGCCGGCGGAGAGCAGCACCATGTAACGGTCGTTGTGCAGTTCAAAACGGTGCATCTTGCTGTAGACGCTCGCATAATCGACGCCAGCATGGGTGCGTGAATCAGAGGCCAGTACCAGCCCATCGTTTACTTTGATCGCCAGGCAATATGTCATGTCGCCCCAACCTTTCGGGGAATTGAACTCAAAGGCCGCATATTCACCCCTGAGTCCGGATTTATCAAGCCCGGACCCGGCGCACCATCATGGACGCGTCCGCACCAGATGTTGGCAGCCTTCGTGCCAAGCCAATGCCGGCGCGGCCTCAAAAGCTGCCATCAGCGCCCTTAACTCAGTCCGTAGGCACCGTAATCGACCTGTCGAACCCAATGCCTGCCGCGCCTGTCGCCTTGGCACTCCGTTGATTTTCGCCACGGCTGCCCGTGCTGAAACGGGAATACGGCAAGCCGTGCGGGGTTTGGCGCGGCTCTTGCCTTAGGTATTGAAGAACCCATGCTATAACCCTGAGGGAAGAACCTCTGTGAGCCGAGGCCACACAATGACCATCACTTGGAAAGACTACCCCGTCAACGGCTTCTACGACGAGCTGATAACCTTTGCCGGCGATCCCCGGCCCGGCGCCAATCATCTGCTGCGCCACCTGGACGGACTGACGGAAGCTGAACTGCAGGAACGCAAGGCGGCGGCGGACGCCGCCATCCTCAGCATGGGCATCACGTTCACCGTTTACTCGGAAGCCGAAGGCTCCATCGACCGCGCCTGGCCCTTTGACATCATCCCGCGCATCATCACCCTGCGCGAATGGCAGCGTATCGAAGCGGGCCTCAAGCAGCGGGTCCGGGCCCTCAACCTGTTCATCGACGACATCTACCACGACCAGAAGATCGTCAAGGACGGCGTATTTCCCGCCGAGTTGCTCGCCGATTCGCAGAACTTCCGCCCCGAATGCGTCGGCATCAGCCCGCCGCGCGGCGTCTGGGCACATATTTGCGGCTCCGATCTGGTGCGAGATCGTGACGGCACGGTTTACGTGCTCGAAGACAACCTTAGGGTGCCCTCTGGCGTCTCGTACATGCTGGAAAACCGCATGGTGATGAAGCGCGTGCTGCCGGAATTGTTCGACGACTACGCCATCGTGCCGGTGGACGATTACCCGTCCCAGCTCTATCAGTGCCTGGCATCCCTGGCGCCGGAAAAACTGCGTCCCAACGTGGTGGTGCTCACACCGGGCATCTACAATTCCGCCTATTTCGAGCACTGCTACCTGGCCCAGCAGATGGGCGCGGAACTGGTGGAAGGACGCGACCTGGTGGTCGGCGACGACGACTGCGTCTACATGCGCACCATCGAGGGCCTGACCAAAGTGGATGTGATCTACCGGCGCATCGACGACCTGTTCCTCGACCCCGAAGCCTTCCACCCGGACTCCACCCTGGGCGTGCCAGGCCTGATGCGCGCCTGGAAGAAAGGCAATGTGGCCCTGGCGAACGCACCGGGCGCGGGCGTTGCCGACGACAAGGTGGTCTACACCTACGTTCCCGATATCATCCGGTACTACCTGGGCGAGGACGCGATTCTGCCGAATGTACCGTCCTACCGCTGCGTCATTCCCGAGGAGTGCGAGTATGTTCTGGCCAATCTGGACAAACTCGTGGTGAAACCGGCCAACGAATCCGGCGGTTATGGCATGCTCATCGGACCCGCCGCCAGCACCGAACAGCGCGAACAGTTCGCTCGCCTGATCCGCAACGACCCCAGAAACTATATGGCACAGCCCCTGCTCTCCCTGTCTACCGCCCCTACCCTGATCGACCACTTGGTTGAACCACGCCACCTGGATTTGCGCCCCTTTATCCTGTCGGGGCAGGACATTTATGTGACCAATGGCGGCCTGACGCGAGTGGCCCTGAAGAAGGGGTCGACCGTGGTCAACTCATCCCAGGGCGGCGGCAGCAAGGATACCTGGATCGTGGACTGGGAGGCTGCCTGATGGCCATGCTGTCCCGCGTCGCGGAACACCTGTACTGGATGGCGCGCTACCTGGAGCGCGCCGAGAGCACGGCGCGCCTGGTGAGCGTGAACGGCAGCCTGATTCTCGACCTGCCCAAGCACGTCCGGCCTGGCTGGGCCTCGCTGATCGCCATTACCGGCAGCGACGAGCTGTTCTACAAGAAATACCCGGATGCCGCCGAAGGACATGTGGTCAAATTCATGCTGGCGGATGAGGAAAACCCCGGATCCATCCTGTCCTCCATCCGCGCCGCCCGCGAGAATGCGCGCACGGTCCGCGACATCATCCCGCGCGAAGCCTGGGAACAGATCAACGACCTCAACCTCAAGGCGCGCTCGCACCTGAGTGGCGGTCTGTCGCCCAAGTGGCGCTATGCGTTTCTCAATGAAGTGGTCCTGAGCATCCAGATGATCTCCGGTGTCCTAGCCGGCGGCATGAGCCACGATGACGGCTTCGAGTTCATGACCATCGGCTGCCATCTGGAGCGGGCGGACATGACCACCCGCATCATCGACGTGCGCTCGTCCAGCCTGTCCCAGGACCCGTCGGACGTGCTCAAGCCCTTCGAAAACATCCTGTGGATGAGCGTGCTGAAGTCTCTCACCGCCTATCAGATGTACCGCCGCCATATGCAGGCGGCGGTTCGACGCGAAGCGGTCCTCAAGTTCCTGCTTCAGGACTCCGAGTTTCCCAGAGCGTTCTACTACTGCCTGTGCACCGTGCGCAATTGCCTCTCTCGCCTGCCCCGCAGCGCGGCTATCCTGGACGCCCTGCTGCCGCTGAAGCGCCAGATCGATGAAGCCAAGCCTGAGGAATTGAGCCAGGAAGAACTGATGCTGTTCATAGACGAATTGCAGATCAAGCTAGGCGAGATTCACGATGCCCTGGCCAAGACCTATTTCGGGGCGGAAAGCGCCGAAACCACGCAATCGCAGGCTCAGGGCTGATACCGCCCGGTCCTCTCGGACAGGTAAGCCAACCCTGCGAGGGCGTTTCGACGCCCCACCTACTTTGAACCTTTCGAGGGCAAGGCCTTGTCGCCGGCCTTGCCCTTGTGTTCAAGCATCACGCCGGGCTTCATCTCACGCAGCTCCAGCCGCCTGCGCACGCCGTCTTGCCGGGCGCGGATGACATACCCCGCCAGCAGGCCACCGGTGGCTGACAGCGTCATCAATCCGAACGAGACTAGTTCGATGGCGAGCAGCAAGGCGCCAATTCCGGCCAGTCCCGCCAGGGCCAGCCCCACTTTCAGATTGGCGCGGGAATGGGCACGGCGGGTTTCCGCCACGATGCGCTGATGGGTTTGCTCGAGCATGCTGCGCTTGTCCACTTCCGCGCTGACGATGATGCGCTCCCGCTCGCGGGCAAATTCGTCCTTGGCCGCCAGCAGGGCGTCTTTCCGGATGTGCTCACCCAGGGCCGCGAACCACAGCGCCAGCATCAGAGCGATGATCAGCGCAATGGCCAGAAGCACGGCCTGATGATCGTCCTCCGCGGAATTCATGGCCGCCACCACCAGGGCCGCGGTGGCGGCCTGCCCGACGATGATTCCAGGCAAAAACTTCAACGGAGACATTCGATACTCGACGCGCACGGGGCTGCTAACCAGCCGCCCTCCGGTTCCAGCCCAACAATGCGTTTTTTTCGAATACTGGCGGGGCCGCGACTACAAGCATTGACGCAGTGCAACCAGGCTTCGTCTCGGAGGACTTGAAGTGTCATAAGGGATGCGCGGCCTGAATTTGCGCCACGAAAACCCTGGGTGGCAGAGACATGCAGTCGGTTCCGTGTAGAGAACGAAAAAATCACCCACAAGCGCCAAAAAATCAATTGGCGGCCGGAAGCAGCGACTTTCGTGCACCTGAAAGCCCTGATCGCGCCGACCGTTCAAGTCTAACACGCCCGGCGGCACGGCTTGGCAGCATATGGACGTCCACGCGCCTTGTCCGTCCGTACGTTTCGAAAGGCGGAAAACGAGGGCAGATTGTCATTGCGCAATGGCCTCGGCAGCGGGAGCATTCAGCCCAACGGGAAACTCATGCCGCACCTGTCCGGCAGGCCCGCCTCAGGAGGCACCACCATGAGCGCACACTTGATCGACGGCAACGGACTTCACTCAAAGCTAATGCAGGAAATCCAGCAGGATCTGGCGCGACACCAGACCGTCTCGGGCGGCGTGCCGGGGCTTGCAGTGATCCGGGTAGGCTACGACGCCGCATCCAGTGTCTATATCCGCAGGAAAAAGCTGGCCGCCCAGACCCTGCGCTTTGATTATCGGGAGCACCTGCTGGCGGAATCGGCACCCCAAGATGAAGTGATCGACTTGATACATCAGCTCAATCGCGACCCCAAGGTGCACGGCATACTGCCGCATTTGCCCCTGCC is a window encoding:
- the rlmM gene encoding 23S rRNA (cytidine(2498)-2'-O)-methyltransferase RlmM, which produces MTQPRPNPPELLLLYCRAGFEKECAAEIQNRARALHIEGFCKTSDKSGYVLFSPYDTAQVSTLGEELRFADLIFPRQWVFALPLISQLPVTDRITPLLSAARSLGGPFSDILLETADTNEAKELSVFVRKFSTPFGAAAQAAGLAGGRQSAPRLHIFFLDSSNAYVGLSHPGNASPWPMGIPRLKFPRSAPSRSTLKLEEAFLTFLGPNHKALQPGMRAVDLGAAPGGWTWQLVRRSIRVTAIDNGPMDPALLESGIVEHLRVDGFRYLPPKPVDWLVCDMVEQPARIAALAARWLAGRHCRYAIFNLKLPMKKRYDEVRACLERIAESLDAAEVPFRLRARQLYHDREEITVYAERLGSR
- a CDS encoding tetratricopeptide repeat protein gives rise to the protein MIGTAAAQTPPEVQQIQDEWAEVFYKLPSRQQVAPFKALLERTQALRERYPDRAEPLVMQAIILCTLAASDWGFDSLSRLQDARELLIQSIDRNPRAMEGTAFITLGNLYFRLPGWPISYGDDELALHYLESAAKMFPDAIDVNFFLGDYWLHEGEYEKALSYLQKADQAPVRPGQRLSDEKLKEELQASLEAARKRSGSRGDFFSSLLPSTLGEQSTKASRAEH
- a CDS encoding CDP-alcohol phosphatidyltransferase family protein is translated as MPTIYDLKPRFQSLLRPLTARLAQRGITANQVTIAAAVLSMAAGLAVAVQPSQRWPYLLLPLVLFLRMALNAIDGMLAREYAMKSDLGAVLNELGDVFSDIALYAPLARLEGLSGAWLCAFLLLLVISEMTGVVAVQIGASRRYDGPMGKSDRAFALGALGLAFGLGLTPGAWLDGFFALLCLLSILTIVNRARKGLAEVSR
- a CDS encoding transcriptional regulator, whose translation is MIPQSGGRAVMAGLEETRDWAACREAALPYSYERFARAKVFVFRKWVELAAERRIPVPTDLSGSCKFGSLFMNRVFGGALRGHYQHQYNLIEGRIVDLSHDAVDVGRMHDPYLNEPGFFDIPEQRASLSGCLPRVERWALEFLAEIQAAGQA
- a CDS encoding phosphatidate cytidylyltransferase; protein product: MNGLAVSPAVAWTLGGIFALLAFSSLLTTFLQTRNPARDYGELRQRVRSWWVMAGVFTAALALNRGLSLVFFAFMSFLALKEYFSLIPTRRADRRVLFWAYLAIPLQYYWVEREWYGMFIIFIPVYAFLFLPMRMVLIGETQDFLRAAGTLHWGLMTLVFSISHLAFLLVLPGANAAGAGGAGLVLFLVLLTESNDVAQYVWGKLLGRHKIIPKVSPNKTWEGFLGGLATTVLLALALASLLTPMGLPQAAAAGVLIGLAGFIGDVVVSAIKRDIGVKDSGSIIPGHGGILDRIDSLTYTAPLFFHFVRYLYF
- a CDS encoding DUF4359 domain-containing protein → MKWTIAATGLTAALGLLAYTNPDLKHYDDFINREIIEQARQQNNPLVATLGNLFGGVASSLVVRQTERRNYLFFSTYQTTMGKENLRAVGVLNDFIITERPDFKGSR
- a CDS encoding PP2C family protein-serine/threonine phosphatase translates to MTSVEFAYATHPGRKRSLNEDSLCIEPELSLWAVADGMGGHASGEVASGLVVQELPRQIREGKALASAILDTHRAIHRAAGLGQGGHDMGSTVVAARLRGLSYQIAWVGDSRAYLWNGALRQLTRDHSYVQLLWEAGLIEEADMASHPGRNVISQALGGSEHQEIKVDVVSGELSPGDSLLLCSDGLNSEVPDAEIARILSSTPNTSARVDRLVDAALEAGGNDNITVVLLTARNGRAFD
- the phoU gene encoding phosphate signaling complex protein PhoU, which translates into the protein MTSSSDFQSRRQHTSRQFDEELAGIQGRLFNLGGLAEEQITQAMKSLTEGDTALAEQVIRDDYKVNSLEVAIDEECTRVLARRQPAASDLRMMMAVIKTITDLERIGDDAKRIARCTLHLATYYPRKQQLAAIDSFGVHVRELLKDALDAMARLDVEMAMRVKQNDRQIDLEYQDIMREQLATMTEDARQIPVALNLMWVARSLERIGDRACNICEYVIYYVLGKDIRHMTLEQAEQDLHVTLQRNPASDVQP
- a CDS encoding lysophospholipid acyltransferase family protein, whose translation is MTRLLRFGFFALFVRFLVLVVLGLSVRQRQRLPATGPAIVCANHNSHLDTLVLMSLFPLALLPRLRPVAALDYFLRNRVLAWFALNIIGIIPLERKPRRGVDPLAGCVEALERGDILILFPEGSRGAPESMAQFKSGIAHLAERVPEVPVVPVFMHGLGKALPKGEAILVPFFCDVFVGEALAWSGGRRAFMQELEEAVQALASQGRFPDWH
- a CDS encoding proteasome-type protease, producing the protein MTYCLAIKVNDGLVLASDSRTHAGVDYASVYSKMHRFELHNDRYMVLLSAGSLATTQAVVNFIRRDLTNPGALSSLNTAAYLFDAAAYVGEISVRVQEQHWSAMQRAGFVSDATFILGGQIQGQPHEIYLIYPQGNYITASPDTPYLQIGETKYGKPILDRMACPGTTLEDAARCALVSLDSTMRSNISVGPPLEVSIYRRDTFTNGHYLSLDTNCPFYADMQKQWNEGIRHAFGMLPRFDWEKPA